One stretch of Brevibacillus laterosporus DNA includes these proteins:
- a CDS encoding DUF1540 domain-containing protein gives MPEVKCSVASCTYWGQGNNCNAEAIMVEIDAHANKKYNAEMAGEFGYDTEHRDYATTSRETCCHTFKPKE, from the coding sequence ATGCCAGAAGTAAAATGTAGTGTAGCGAGTTGCACGTACTGGGGGCAGGGAAATAACTGTAATGCCGAAGCAATTATGGTTGAGATTGACGCCCATGCAAACAAAAAGTACAACGCTGAAATGGCAGGCGAGTTCGGTTATGATACAGAGCACCGTGATTATGCAACAACTTCTCGTGAAACCTGTTGTCATACGTTTAAACCAAAGGAGTAA
- a CDS encoding SDR family NAD(P)-dependent oxidoreductase codes for MSKPVVIVTGGTGGLGMALAKEYIREGYHVIITSRDHMKLKRVQHEWNRPPVLHIYKLDLSDNEAVRAFSAWVKIRFGRCDILINNAGSALFKPFLEHSLEEIHQTIESNLLGTLYMTCAFLPMMLAQSEARIVNIASLAGRVASAKTAVYAATKAAVIRFSESLRHELASTQISVTCALPGPIDTPFLMYADETGSYKQKVSGYLLSPEATAKAIIKATKQKRYEVALPKRLHLLSLIYPLLPEFIMKRVASLLNRK; via the coding sequence ATGAGTAAACCAGTAGTAATTGTTACAGGAGGTACCGGTGGACTTGGAATGGCACTCGCCAAGGAGTATATACGTGAGGGATACCATGTGATTATCACAAGCAGAGATCATATGAAACTAAAAAGGGTCCAACATGAATGGAACCGCCCTCCTGTCCTACATATCTATAAACTTGACCTATCTGATAATGAAGCGGTAAGGGCTTTTTCAGCTTGGGTAAAAATTAGATTTGGTCGTTGCGACATTCTTATTAATAATGCAGGTTCTGCTTTATTTAAGCCTTTTTTAGAACACTCGTTGGAAGAAATTCATCAGACCATTGAATCTAATTTATTGGGCACCTTATATATGACCTGTGCTTTTCTACCCATGATGCTCGCTCAATCAGAAGCTAGGATTGTAAACATCGCTTCTCTAGCAGGTCGAGTTGCTTCTGCTAAAACCGCTGTATACGCGGCGACCAAGGCTGCTGTGATAAGATTTAGTGAGTCACTTAGACATGAGCTCGCTTCTACTCAAATCTCTGTCACTTGCGCACTACCCGGACCTATTGATACACCATTCCTCATGTATGCAGACGAAACGGGTTCCTATAAACAAAAGGTAAGTGGCTACCTGTTATCTCCCGAAGCGACTGCAAAAGCCATTATTAAAGCAACAAAACAGAAGCGCTATGAGGTTGCTCTACCAAAACGCCTCCATCTATTGTCGCTTATTTATCCTTTGTTGCCAGAGTTTATCATGAAACGCGTTGCATCCTTATTAAACCGTAAATGA
- the codY gene encoding GTP-sensing pleiotropic transcriptional regulator CodY, which yields MNLLEKTRRINTMLQKTMGGSGVSYQDIAKLLADIINSNMYIITADGQILGSGFVQEISIQETGRFTSFLPENYKEKLLEIHFSVANEAVQSNYSMVPSEWKNLFPQMMTTIVPINAGGSRLGTLVLTRAFGAFETDDLILAEIGATVVGMKIVRQRTEQIENEVRDKTFAKIALSSLSYSEQIAIEKIMEQLDAKEGLLVASQLADQAGLTRSVIVNALRKLASAGVLESRSLGMKGTYIKVLNDKFHSELEKWKTS from the coding sequence ATGAATTTGTTAGAAAAAACGAGAAGAATAAATACGATGTTACAAAAAACTATGGGTGGCAGTGGAGTGTCTTACCAAGATATTGCTAAATTGCTCGCTGATATCATCAACTCCAATATGTATATCATCACGGCGGATGGTCAAATTTTAGGTAGTGGATTTGTACAAGAGATTTCTATTCAGGAAACAGGACGTTTTACAAGCTTCTTGCCTGAAAACTATAAGGAAAAATTATTGGAGATTCATTTCTCCGTAGCTAACGAAGCTGTTCAAAGCAACTACAGCATGGTTCCTTCTGAGTGGAAAAATCTGTTTCCGCAAATGATGACAACAATTGTGCCCATTAATGCAGGTGGTAGTAGATTAGGAACATTAGTATTAACTCGTGCGTTTGGTGCTTTTGAAACCGACGATCTCATTTTAGCTGAAATTGGTGCAACAGTAGTCGGAATGAAAATTGTACGTCAGCGTACAGAACAAATTGAGAATGAAGTTCGTGATAAAACATTTGCTAAGATTGCATTGTCTTCTCTATCATATAGCGAGCAAATTGCAATTGAAAAAATCATGGAGCAATTGGATGCCAAAGAAGGCTTATTGGTAGCTAGCCAATTAGCAGATCAAGCAGGTTTGACCCGCTCCGTTATCGTTAATGCATTGCGCAAGCTGGCAAGTGCAGGTGTTCTAGAATCACGTTCTCTTGGTATGAAAGGAACGTATATTAAGGTGTTAAATGATAAATTCCATTCTGAACTGGAAAAATGGAAAACATCATAA
- a CDS encoding sporulation protein SpoOM encodes MSLFKKMMASVGVGAATVDTRLFKESLLPGELVQGEVHITGGDIQQDIDEIYIYVITHYERESNNNKTKEECILLKHRLTEPFTIEPQETKVYPFTFQLPYATPLTIGRQPVYLRTGLDIKNAIDPGDSDYIEVKPHPLMSNVLEAITSLGFQLYKVDCEFNRRLGQPYPFVQEFEFRPQGQFRKYVDELEVIFFLRENEMEVLLEVDKRKRGFAGMLEEAFDMDERYMRFHLSENDENRPTQELAIWIEQMIMKSIG; translated from the coding sequence ATGTCTTTATTTAAAAAAATGATGGCGAGTGTAGGCGTTGGTGCAGCTACTGTAGATACACGTCTGTTCAAGGAATCATTGCTGCCTGGTGAACTAGTACAAGGCGAGGTTCATATCACCGGTGGAGATATTCAACAGGATATTGATGAGATTTATATTTATGTCATAACTCATTATGAGCGAGAAAGTAATAATAACAAAACAAAGGAAGAGTGTATCCTGTTAAAACATCGTTTGACAGAACCCTTTACCATTGAACCGCAAGAAACGAAGGTTTATCCGTTTACCTTCCAGCTACCTTATGCGACGCCCTTAACGATAGGTAGACAGCCGGTCTATTTACGTACAGGCCTAGATATTAAAAATGCTATTGATCCCGGTGACTCGGATTATATTGAAGTAAAACCACATCCGTTGATGTCTAACGTGTTAGAGGCAATAACTTCATTAGGCTTCCAGTTATATAAAGTAGATTGTGAATTTAATCGTCGACTTGGTCAACCTTATCCGTTTGTACAAGAATTTGAGTTTCGTCCACAAGGTCAATTTCGTAAATATGTGGATGAGTTGGAAGTCATTTTCTTTTTACGGGAAAATGAAATGGAGGTCCTTCTTGAGGTAGATAAACGTAAGCGTGGATTTGCAGGAATGTTGGAGGAAGCGTTTGATATGGATGAGCGATATATGAGATTTCATTTATCCGAAAATGACGAGAATAGACCAACTCAAGAGCTGGCAATCTGGATTGAACAGATGATTATGAAAAGCATTGGATAA
- a CDS encoding sporulation protein, which yields MAQVILTFCIAYGIVIGGSVLGGMGAFFSDRAPLLVISELAIQLKIMGLVGALGGTFDSFLQIEKLFVGNFSPVLKQLIYIFAAFIGAHLGTISMLWLTQGRGS from the coding sequence GTGGCGCAAGTCATTTTAACGTTTTGTATTGCTTATGGAATCGTTATTGGAGGATCGGTGCTTGGAGGCATGGGTGCTTTTTTTAGCGATCGAGCCCCGTTACTTGTGATATCAGAGTTAGCCATTCAACTCAAAATTATGGGACTGGTCGGAGCTCTTGGAGGCACCTTTGACTCATTTTTGCAAATCGAAAAATTATTTGTAGGAAATTTCTCACCTGTCTTAAAACAGCTCATTTATATTTTTGCAGCGTTTATCGGAGCGCATCTCGGGACCATCTCTATGTTATGGCTTACGCAGGGGAGAGGCTCATGA
- a CDS encoding MFS transporter: MTTPRHLLGNRTFLFLLVAAFFMHIAIFLVTPIFPIFLEKARHLHASQIGFILAITSLMYQIGSLVGGFLCDRVSRKIVMVCGAAIQAGAMFGYSGSQTFLLFMLFSAVNGSGMGLLAPALKAKIADVVKQEDRTTAFSWRGIAANIGIIIGGLTVTLLALSTNRLAFIYAAGVYVLLTLFLLFTLPKEDRQEATKKSPLSWSQYKQLFGHRSFLFFCLVSLLVWGLYAQFPLVVPLRGQHIMGTGAKVGLIWTINSICVVLFQGVIARYILEKISPYWAMVSGTLFLGAGLFAMGFAQQFWTFSAAAILFIIGEMLAVPVFDSLVGHFAKPHLLGAYYGIANVVTGISGAIGNATGGYMIEHLGGVGSMRPWYMYGIITLISTAILTAFAIYANPRHKNKGPSSSLLLKKERAR, encoded by the coding sequence TTGACCACCCCACGTCATTTACTTGGTAATCGCACATTCCTATTTCTGCTGGTTGCAGCTTTTTTCATGCATATCGCAATCTTTCTAGTCACGCCGATTTTTCCTATTTTTTTGGAAAAGGCACGTCATTTGCATGCGAGTCAAATTGGCTTCATTCTTGCTATAACTAGCTTAATGTACCAAATCGGCAGTTTAGTAGGTGGATTTTTATGTGATCGTGTTTCACGGAAGATTGTCATGGTGTGTGGAGCTGCTATTCAGGCAGGTGCCATGTTCGGGTATAGTGGAAGTCAAACCTTCCTGTTATTTATGCTATTTTCGGCCGTTAACGGTAGTGGTATGGGTTTACTAGCCCCTGCCTTAAAGGCAAAAATAGCTGATGTAGTGAAACAAGAAGATCGGACAACCGCTTTTTCATGGCGAGGAATCGCTGCAAACATCGGGATCATTATTGGAGGTCTCACGGTAACATTGCTTGCCTTAAGTACGAATCGACTTGCCTTCATTTACGCAGCAGGGGTTTATGTATTGTTGACCCTTTTTCTACTATTTACCTTACCTAAAGAAGACCGTCAAGAAGCTACCAAAAAATCTCCCTTATCATGGAGCCAGTACAAACAGTTATTTGGCCATCGGAGCTTTCTGTTTTTCTGTCTGGTTTCTCTGCTAGTCTGGGGATTATATGCCCAATTTCCGCTCGTTGTTCCGTTGCGCGGACAACATATTATGGGGACGGGTGCCAAGGTAGGATTAATTTGGACCATTAATTCGATCTGCGTGGTCTTATTTCAAGGTGTCATTGCCCGATATATCTTAGAAAAAATTAGTCCATATTGGGCGATGGTCAGTGGCACCTTGTTTCTTGGTGCAGGGCTGTTCGCCATGGGATTTGCTCAACAGTTCTGGACGTTCAGTGCTGCTGCCATTCTATTTATCATTGGCGAAATGCTAGCTGTACCCGTGTTTGACAGCTTAGTAGGGCATTTTGCTAAACCCCATCTATTAGGAGCCTATTATGGGATCGCGAACGTAGTCACAGGCATTAGTGGCGCCATAGGTAACGCAACTGGTGGTTATATGATTGAGCATTTAGGTGGTGTAGGTAGTATGCGACCTTGGTATATGTATGGCATTATTACATTGATCTCCACTGCCATTCTGACTGCTTTTGCTATCTATGCCAACCCCCGACATAAAAATAAGGGTCCATCCTCTTCTCTACTACTAAAAAAGGAGCGTGCACGATGA
- a CDS encoding class I SAM-dependent methyltransferase translates to MNNSWNKFIYRIGAPFYDALFNSGSFLRARKQVFDDLPLRAGQHILIVGVGTGADLCFFAKQDIQITAIDISSSMISQAKEKVSTQMNIDFIEMDAQHLLFPDKSFDMIIANLILSVVPDANRCMQEIIRVTKEHGNIVVFDKFESKHKKLSFGKQLLRPIISILGTDIGRNFETMIEPFHKKVIIQEDTPVLFNGMYRKIIMKSQ, encoded by the coding sequence ATGAACAATAGTTGGAATAAATTCATCTATAGAATAGGGGCTCCGTTTTACGATGCTCTTTTTAACAGTGGATCCTTTCTACGAGCTAGGAAACAGGTATTTGATGACCTCCCTTTGCGTGCAGGGCAACATATTTTGATTGTGGGTGTTGGTACGGGAGCTGATCTATGTTTTTTTGCCAAACAGGACATTCAAATAACTGCTATTGATATATCATCTTCAATGATTTCTCAAGCTAAAGAAAAAGTAAGCACTCAAATGAATATTGATTTCATCGAAATGGATGCCCAGCACTTACTTTTTCCCGACAAATCATTTGATATGATTATTGCAAATTTAATTCTCTCCGTAGTACCTGATGCTAACCGATGCATGCAAGAAATAATACGTGTTACAAAAGAACATGGAAACATTGTGGTTTTTGATAAATTTGAATCTAAACACAAGAAACTTTCATTTGGTAAACAACTACTTCGTCCCATCATCTCCATACTTGGTACGGATATTGGACGTAATTTTGAAACAATGATTGAACCATTTCATAAGAAAGTAATAATTCAAGAAGATACCCCAGTTTTATTTAATGGAATGTACAGAAAAATTATCATGAAAAGTCAGTAA
- a CDS encoding M42 family peptidase has product MADQFQLELWEKLTEAPGASGFEGPVRSIMKEYISSYTEEVTYDNMGSIFGVKRGDEHGPRIMVAGHMDEVGFMVTQISDKGFISFQALGGWWSQVLLAQRVQIITENGPIIGVISSIPPHVLSDDMRNRPMDIKKMYIDIGCDSKEDVLKVGVKPGHPIVPICPFTQMADPKKFMAKAWDNRYGCALSLELLKELHENPQHPNVIYAGATVQEEVGLRGAKTAAHMIDPDMFIALDASPAGDIPGVTDGMGKLGDGLLLRILDRTMIMQPGLRDLLIDTCEELGIKYQYFISQGGTDAGAVHMHGKGVPSVVIGIPSRYIHSHASIMHEDDYQNAKKLLFALVKKLDWATLEATRRR; this is encoded by the coding sequence ATGGCCGATCAATTTCAATTAGAATTATGGGAAAAATTAACAGAAGCGCCTGGTGCCTCGGGATTTGAAGGACCTGTCCGCTCCATTATGAAAGAATATATCTCCTCTTATACAGAAGAAGTCACCTACGATAATATGGGAAGTATTTTTGGTGTGAAGCGTGGGGATGAGCATGGTCCTCGTATTATGGTTGCTGGACATATGGACGAAGTAGGATTTATGGTTACCCAGATATCTGATAAGGGCTTTATTTCTTTTCAAGCATTGGGTGGTTGGTGGAGCCAGGTATTATTGGCACAACGTGTTCAAATTATTACGGAGAACGGTCCTATTATTGGGGTAATTAGTTCCATTCCACCGCATGTATTAAGTGACGATATGCGAAATCGTCCAATGGATATCAAGAAAATGTATATTGATATCGGATGCGATTCTAAAGAAGATGTTCTCAAAGTAGGTGTAAAACCTGGTCATCCAATCGTACCGATCTGCCCTTTTACACAAATGGCGGATCCAAAAAAATTCATGGCAAAAGCTTGGGATAACCGGTATGGTTGTGCCCTTTCTTTAGAGTTACTAAAAGAGTTACACGAAAATCCACAGCATCCTAATGTGATCTATGCAGGTGCTACGGTTCAGGAAGAAGTGGGCCTACGTGGTGCAAAGACAGCGGCTCACATGATTGATCCTGACATGTTTATTGCATTAGATGCTAGTCCAGCTGGTGATATTCCAGGTGTAACAGACGGTATGGGTAAATTAGGTGATGGTTTGTTATTGCGTATCTTGGATCGCACGATGATTATGCAACCCGGTTTGCGCGATTTGTTAATCGATACATGCGAAGAGCTAGGAATTAAATATCAATACTTTATTAGCCAAGGTGGGACTGATGCGGGAGCTGTCCATATGCACGGTAAAGGTGTTCCTTCTGTGGTCATTGGTATTCCGTCTCGTTACATTCATAGTCATGCCTCTATCATGCATGAAGATGATTATCAAAATGCGAAAAAGCTATTGTTTGCCCTAGTGAAGAAGTTGGATTGGGCTACATTAGAAGCTACCCGTCGCCGATAA
- a CDS encoding NAD(P)/FAD-dependent oxidoreductase, with protein sequence MKKERFDCIVIGGGPAGLMAAYSAAKHGASVCLLEKGEKLGRKLIISGGGRCNVTNAKELEELIKQIPGNGRFMHSAFAQFNNQDIIYFFEGMGVSLKEEDRGRMFPTTDKAITVANALVSQLKQEGVQIRLHAEVERILYEQEACSGVELKNGEILGTKAVIVASGGCSVPQTGSTGDGYKWAKAAGHTITDLYPTEVPLRVSDDLIKQKTLQGLSLRDVELTLTDPKGKRVTTQEGDMIFTHFGISGPAVLRLGHYVSVTQRKFGTVPLQLTIDLLPDRSIDIISQETWKLCEEQPKKSIKNALKGYVPERLIPVLLQKAELDEETTFSHLNKQKWQHFTRFIKSFPLTIIGTLSLEEAFITGGGIQTKEVDPKTMQSKKAGGLFFAGEVLDVHAHTGGYNITIAFSSGYVAGLHAAQYTLSS encoded by the coding sequence ATGAAGAAAGAAAGATTTGATTGCATTGTTATCGGCGGCGGTCCCGCAGGACTAATGGCTGCGTATTCTGCTGCCAAACACGGCGCCAGTGTCTGTTTATTAGAAAAAGGCGAAAAACTGGGACGTAAACTGATCATTTCAGGTGGCGGACGCTGTAATGTCACAAATGCTAAAGAATTAGAAGAACTTATTAAACAAATTCCTGGAAACGGTCGATTTATGCACAGTGCCTTTGCGCAATTTAATAATCAAGATATTATCTACTTTTTTGAAGGCATGGGCGTTTCATTAAAGGAAGAAGATCGTGGTCGGATGTTTCCCACGACAGATAAAGCGATTACCGTAGCAAATGCTCTTGTTAGTCAATTAAAACAGGAGGGAGTTCAAATTCGCCTACATGCAGAGGTAGAACGTATCCTGTACGAACAAGAGGCTTGTTCAGGAGTTGAATTAAAGAATGGAGAAATTCTGGGGACAAAAGCTGTAATTGTTGCTTCTGGTGGTTGTTCCGTTCCGCAAACTGGTTCAACCGGAGATGGTTACAAATGGGCAAAAGCAGCAGGACATACTATTACTGATTTGTATCCCACTGAAGTGCCATTACGAGTGAGCGATGATCTAATTAAACAAAAAACGTTACAAGGACTCTCTTTACGTGATGTTGAACTGACACTGACCGATCCAAAGGGAAAACGGGTAACTACTCAAGAGGGAGACATGATCTTTACTCACTTTGGGATATCTGGTCCAGCCGTTCTTCGTTTGGGCCATTATGTCTCTGTTACTCAGCGGAAATTCGGCACCGTTCCCCTCCAACTGACAATTGATTTGCTTCCAGATCGTTCGATCGACATCATTTCCCAGGAAACGTGGAAGCTCTGTGAGGAACAACCGAAAAAATCAATTAAGAATGCATTGAAGGGCTATGTACCTGAACGGCTTATTCCTGTTCTATTACAGAAAGCAGAGTTAGATGAAGAGACCACGTTTAGCCATCTCAACAAGCAAAAATGGCAACATTTCACACGTTTCATAAAATCATTCCCGTTAACCATCATTGGAACGTTGTCGTTAGAAGAAGCATTTATTACAGGCGGTGGTATTCAAACGAAGGAAGTAGATCCGAAGACTATGCAGTCTAAAAAAGCAGGTGGATTATTCTTTGCAGGAGAAGTGCTTGATGTGCATGCGCATACCGGTGGTTATAACATTACAATTGCCTTTTCTTCCGGTTATGTAGCAGGCTTACATGCGGCTCAATACACCTTATCTAGTTAA
- a CDS encoding septation ring formation regulator EzrA — protein sequence MKKRLLLLCLAGTLCFHNVAMASAFPKKTNDIVQDQAKIFKKEERKNLEESLKQTPGTYKVVVVENTEPEAKTPDEYAQKLFADYKLEEDSLLMVLDKQKKDLGVYAGPKLVQQGAKSELLKGKLTAYFDPWKNTAKFDQGISQFVKEVQNELGKMPKPAETAATADADPNIESQENTLLNWLPWWVFVLAGALFVGLIYLMTLTMRRRSLMRDIDEMEDWKDELLEKIEKIEVEKNKRRVSGITEERYVALASRKEKLLGTSIPDIEMLIIEADEACDRFRFKAANSLIIEGESMLNDIEDQLEELKNDTTQVVQAKNENKQAIPEIDKMLEQVERKLSDVRLEYGLSFHELKMDLDRIGEMKATIKSAIASGDNVKAAEVAFEAHSILKETSDLLEQLPTYVNQVRTEMKEELHQLEQDIETALGGKYDLNQTALDEELLQVKQLVTSAGNALEEGNFHMLQTHVKAFVLKVESIYSNLEEAVLGEKEEGITDRAQVIQLSPVLTREDTFQEINDDKQAVDEVADSEAGTQMNDEQDIGVERQESDNRATNPSELADTTVAYREAATSETVEAPDSEKSASLLPDDLQKRNSHDNHGQQEQTAREEHPEYELVMPKIPKPMSQESEKLVKIEEKPFIETEDDILDEMERISGELICIRQRIKRSYLPGVPDDLKTKFDTVVGLLGQIQLRMENTRYDIREIAYYLEEAHEQLMDTHYMAENTIAACQSAEGAIQYTNRYRRLNRQVNELLTKSEQAFRQLYFTEAYQLAEEARLIIEGDHDDEAGSRWMLRKKKRGAR from the coding sequence GTGAAAAAAAGGCTGTTGTTGTTATGTCTTGCCGGTACTCTTTGCTTTCACAATGTGGCAATGGCGTCTGCATTTCCTAAGAAGACGAATGACATTGTGCAAGACCAAGCAAAGATTTTTAAAAAAGAAGAACGAAAAAATCTCGAAGAATCACTCAAACAAACACCAGGCACCTATAAGGTTGTTGTGGTGGAGAATACAGAGCCAGAAGCAAAGACTCCTGATGAATATGCACAGAAGCTTTTTGCTGATTATAAATTAGAGGAAGATTCTCTCCTCATGGTGTTGGACAAGCAAAAGAAGGATCTGGGCGTATATGCAGGACCTAAGCTTGTTCAGCAAGGAGCAAAATCTGAGCTATTAAAGGGAAAATTGACAGCTTATTTTGATCCTTGGAAGAACACTGCTAAATTTGATCAGGGTATCTCTCAATTTGTAAAAGAGGTACAGAATGAATTGGGCAAAATGCCAAAGCCTGCGGAAACAGCAGCTACGGCAGACGCAGACCCCAACATCGAGTCACAGGAAAATACACTGTTGAACTGGTTACCTTGGTGGGTATTTGTTTTGGCAGGGGCCTTGTTTGTGGGGCTAATTTATTTGATGACACTAACGATGCGTCGCCGTAGCCTTATGCGTGATATTGATGAGATGGAAGATTGGAAAGATGAATTACTGGAAAAAATTGAAAAGATTGAAGTGGAAAAAAATAAGCGACGTGTGTCAGGCATTACGGAAGAACGCTATGTGGCACTCGCATCACGTAAAGAAAAGTTGCTAGGAACTAGTATTCCAGATATTGAAATGTTGATTATAGAAGCGGATGAAGCTTGTGATCGTTTCCGCTTTAAAGCAGCCAATAGCCTCATTATTGAAGGCGAATCGATGCTCAATGATATTGAAGATCAACTAGAAGAGCTTAAAAATGATACAACTCAAGTAGTACAGGCGAAAAATGAGAATAAGCAAGCTATACCAGAGATTGATAAAATGCTAGAACAGGTGGAGCGAAAATTATCTGATGTTCGATTGGAATACGGTCTTTCGTTCCATGAATTAAAAATGGATCTAGACCGCATTGGTGAAATGAAGGCTACAATTAAATCTGCCATTGCTAGTGGAGATAATGTTAAAGCGGCAGAGGTAGCTTTTGAAGCCCACTCTATCTTAAAAGAGACAAGTGACTTATTAGAACAGTTGCCCACATATGTTAATCAAGTGCGTACGGAAATGAAAGAAGAATTGCATCAGCTCGAACAGGATATCGAGACCGCATTGGGTGGTAAGTATGACCTGAATCAAACAGCGCTTGATGAGGAATTATTGCAGGTAAAACAATTGGTAACCTCCGCTGGTAATGCATTAGAAGAGGGCAATTTTCATATGTTGCAGACACATGTAAAAGCGTTCGTCTTAAAGGTGGAATCCATTTATAGCAATCTAGAAGAAGCGGTGCTTGGAGAAAAAGAGGAAGGGATCACTGATCGTGCGCAAGTAATACAGCTTTCTCCCGTTCTAACTCGTGAGGATACCTTCCAAGAGATTAATGATGACAAGCAGGCAGTCGACGAGGTAGCAGATTCAGAAGCGGGTACTCAGATGAATGATGAACAGGACATTGGAGTAGAGAGGCAAGAATCAGATAATCGTGCTACCAATCCATCTGAGTTGGCGGATACGACTGTAGCATATCGAGAAGCTGCGACAAGTGAGACAGTGGAAGCACCTGATAGTGAGAAAAGCGCATCTCTTTTACCTGATGATTTACAAAAGCGCAATTCTCATGACAATCATGGACAGCAGGAGCAGACGGCTAGAGAAGAGCATCCTGAATATGAGTTGGTTATGCCGAAAATCCCTAAACCGATGTCACAGGAATCTGAGAAGCTGGTTAAGATTGAAGAAAAACCATTCATTGAAACAGAAGATGATATTTTGGATGAAATGGAGCGCATTTCAGGTGAGTTAATATGTATCCGACAGCGCATTAAACGGAGTTATCTGCCAGGAGTGCCAGATGATTTAAAAACCAAGTTTGATACAGTTGTTGGTCTATTAGGGCAAATTCAATTACGAATGGAGAACACTCGATATGACATTCGTGAAATTGCTTATTACCTTGAAGAGGCGCATGAACAACTGATGGATACGCACTATATGGCCGAAAATACTATCGCGGCTTGTCAATCAGCGGAGGGTGCTATTCAATATACGAATCGCTATCGACGCTTAAATCGTCAGGTAAATGAATTGCTAACGAAATCAGAGCAAGCTTTTCGTCAGTTGTATTTTACCGAAGCCTACCAGTTGGCAGAAGAAGCCCGCTTAATTATTGAGGGTGACCATGATGATGAAGCAGGTAGTCGCTGGATGCTACGTAAGAAGAAAAGAGGAGCGCGTTAG
- a CDS encoding TetR/AcrR family transcriptional regulator, translating to MRTEQHNTKERILVAAASLFYSQGYDRTTVRQIAEKAQVNVALISYHFQGKQGVLEKLISHYYDHFFQILQEQWEEEKPQNSMGQLEKIVGLYVFYQHEHALVTRLIQRELSVESMLAREVMTVYIHQVKHCFASVIEEGIQAGEFRAVNIDAVLMNLSSILTYPYLNPQIVREVYYLEPGSADFCEWLVSSSVQFLRSLLVHTRLNEKQVGKGVVQP from the coding sequence ATGAGAACTGAACAGCATAACACGAAGGAACGAATATTGGTAGCTGCGGCCTCACTGTTTTATTCACAAGGGTATGATCGTACCACTGTGCGTCAAATTGCGGAGAAAGCTCAGGTTAATGTAGCATTAATTTCTTACCATTTTCAAGGAAAACAGGGAGTTTTGGAAAAGTTGATCAGCCACTATTATGATCATTTTTTCCAAATCTTACAGGAACAATGGGAGGAAGAAAAGCCGCAAAATTCGATGGGGCAGTTAGAAAAAATAGTGGGTCTATATGTTTTTTATCAACATGAACATGCGTTGGTAACTCGGCTAATCCAGCGAGAATTAAGTGTGGAATCTATGCTCGCTCGAGAAGTAATGACCGTCTACATACATCAAGTGAAGCACTGTTTTGCTAGCGTGATAGAAGAAGGGATACAGGCGGGGGAGTTTCGGGCGGTCAACATTGATGCTGTCTTAATGAATCTTTCCAGTATTTTAACCTATCCGTATCTGAATCCGCAGATTGTGCGTGAAGTATATTATTTAGAACCGGGTTCTGCTGATTTTTGTGAATGGCTTGTCTCCTCAAGCGTTCAATTCTTGCGTTCCCTCTTAGTACATACGAGATTGAATGAGAAACAAGTTGGTAAAGGGGTTGTCCAACCGTGA